From a single Pasteurella atlantica genomic region:
- a CDS encoding transcription antiterminator/RNA stability regulator CspE, with the protein MSKLTGIVKWFNSDKGFGFITPSNGGKDVFVHFSGILGDNYKSLNENDNVEFSVQDSQRGPSAIDVKLV; encoded by the coding sequence ATGTCTAAATTAACTGGTATCGTAAAATGGTTTAACTCTGATAAAGGGTTTGGTTTCATCACTCCATCTAATGGTGGAAAAGATGTATTCGTACATTTCTCTGGAATTCTTGGTGATAACTATAAATCATTAAATGAAAATGATAATGTAGAATTCAGCGTTCAAGATAGCCAACGTGGACCATCTGCAATTGATGTAAAATTAGTCTAA
- a CDS encoding transcription antiterminator/RNA stability regulator CspE, which yields MSKLTGIVKWFNSEKGFGFITPSNGGKDVFVHFSGILGDNYKSLNENDNVEFSVQDSQRGPSAIDVKLV from the coding sequence ATGTCTAAATTAACTGGTATCGTAAAATGGTTTAACTCTGAGAAAGGTTTTGGTTTCATCACTCCATCTAATGGTGGAAAAGATGTATTCGTACATTTCTCTGGTATCCTTGGTGATAACTATAAATCATTAAATGAAAATGATAACGTAGAATTCAGCGTTCAAGATAGCCAACGTGGACCATCTGCAATTGATGTAAAATTAGTCTAA
- the glnE gene encoding bifunctional [glutamate--ammonia ligase]-adenylyl-L-tyrosine phosphorylase/[glutamate--ammonia-ligase] adenylyltransferase: MFIKLNNQFKQQLNQLFQQHSIPENLQNSEKITPLITSIAMSDFVFKQLQKQPDLLQHWLQHLPILKVQNDYHSELTQRLTTITDKALFHKELRLFRNQEMANLIFLQSNKLASVEQVFIALSELAECLILNARNWLFTRLCEEIGTPKNSLGETQELIILGMGKLGGGELNFSSDIDLIFCYPDQGQTEGGRKSLTNYQFFTRLGQRLIQALDQITIDGFVYRTDMRLRPFGESGALVFSFDALEDYYQEQGRDWERYAMIKAKILGEDPKNPDHRYLAQLLRPFVYRRYLDFSAIQSLREMKQKISREVIRRNLTDNIKLGAGGIREIEFIVQTFQMIRGGRNKTLRSRSLLQNLCEFEQQQVLNQEQITQLYHAYIFFRQIENVLQAIDDKQTQTLPSNETDRLRLILACQHFIQGKQQVDYPIADWQSFMIVLNQHQANVRAIFNQIIGEESQEMEQEDEPHLVFWKDILHYPIPEKELDSLVHHYSVKADDIPEILQYLNNTLQEWRKKPIGVRGRNVLNKLMPRVMDDIFQQSEYLILLPRLLNIIDKITLRTTYLELLLENKHILPRLILLCGKSVMVAEQIARHPILLDEFILKEKIGCLNTKLAYQQALSEYLLRIPEDDEEQIIDALRQFKQTQILNIATADILGELPVMKISDQLTYLAETIVYSVVNIAWKLLTKRFGYPNHLTENQCDFTVIAYGKLGGIELGYNSDLDLVFLHQAPINGITVNGKRSISSQQFYLKLAQKINSIFSLNTTSGILYEIDMRLRPSGESGLLVSSFEAYDNYQHNEAWTWENQALVRSRCVYGTEKNNQKFEKIRQNVLKKARVSGHLKQEICNMRAKMYQHLASHSTEQFHLKQDQGGITDIEFIAQYLVLNYANQYPKMAVWSDNVRIFDTAMECDILTTEQGERLKECYTTLRNQIHHLNLQGKNSLVNENQFRLEREFVIGIWNKLFKA, from the coding sequence ATGTTTATTAAACTTAATAATCAATTTAAACAACAACTTAATCAATTATTCCAACAGCATAGTATTCCTGAAAATTTGCAAAATTCTGAAAAAATCACACCGCTTATAACCAGTATTGCAATGTCTGATTTTGTTTTTAAACAGCTTCAAAAACAACCTGATTTATTACAACATTGGTTGCAGCACCTCCCTATTCTTAAAGTTCAAAACGACTATCACAGCGAACTAACTCAACGCCTTACAACCATTACCGATAAAGCCCTTTTTCATAAAGAATTACGTTTGTTCCGTAATCAAGAAATGGCAAATTTAATCTTTTTACAGTCAAATAAACTCGCTTCTGTAGAGCAAGTCTTTATTGCTTTATCTGAATTAGCAGAATGCTTAATTTTAAATGCCAGAAATTGGTTATTTACACGTTTATGTGAAGAAATCGGTACACCTAAAAATTCACTGGGAGAAACACAAGAACTGATTATTTTAGGAATGGGAAAATTAGGCGGTGGCGAACTCAATTTTTCTTCGGATATTGACTTGATTTTTTGCTATCCCGATCAAGGTCAGACGGAGGGAGGGCGTAAATCACTTACCAATTATCAGTTTTTTACTCGTTTAGGACAGCGTTTAATCCAAGCCTTAGATCAAATTACCATAGACGGTTTTGTATATCGTACCGATATGCGATTACGTCCTTTTGGTGAAAGTGGGGCGTTAGTATTCAGCTTTGACGCACTGGAAGATTATTATCAAGAACAAGGGCGAGATTGGGAACGTTATGCGATGATCAAAGCAAAAATTCTAGGTGAAGATCCAAAGAACCCTGATCATCGCTATCTTGCTCAACTGCTTCGTCCTTTTGTGTATCGCCGATATTTAGATTTTAGCGCTATTCAATCACTACGAGAGATGAAACAAAAAATCAGCCGTGAAGTGATTCGCCGCAACCTAACAGATAATATCAAACTTGGTGCAGGCGGAATTCGTGAGATTGAATTTATTGTGCAAACTTTTCAAATGATACGTGGAGGGCGTAATAAAACTTTGCGTTCTCGTAGTTTGTTACAAAATCTGTGTGAATTTGAACAGCAGCAGGTTCTTAACCAAGAGCAAATCACACAACTTTATCACGCCTATATTTTTTTTCGTCAAATAGAAAATGTATTGCAAGCTATTGATGATAAACAGACTCAAACATTACCGAGTAATGAGACGGATCGTTTACGTCTAATTTTAGCTTGTCAGCATTTTATACAAGGCAAACAGCAGGTTGATTATCCAATTGCCGACTGGCAAAGTTTTATGATAGTTCTAAATCAGCACCAAGCAAATGTTAGAGCTATTTTTAATCAAATTATTGGTGAAGAATCACAGGAAATGGAACAAGAAGATGAACCTCATTTAGTCTTTTGGAAAGATATTTTACACTACCCTATCCCTGAAAAAGAGCTTGATAGCCTTGTTCATCATTATTCCGTTAAAGCTGATGATATTCCTGAAATTTTGCAATATTTAAACAATACCCTTCAAGAATGGCGAAAAAAACCGATTGGGGTGCGTGGCAGAAATGTGTTAAATAAACTAATGCCAAGAGTAATGGACGACATTTTTCAGCAAAGCGAATATTTAATATTACTCCCTAGATTGCTTAATATTATTGACAAAATCACACTTCGTACTACCTATTTAGAATTATTATTAGAAAATAAACACATTTTACCTCGCCTAATTCTACTCTGTGGTAAATCGGTAATGGTTGCAGAGCAAATTGCTCGCCACCCAATATTATTAGATGAGTTTATTTTAAAAGAAAAAATTGGCTGTTTAAATACCAAACTAGCCTATCAACAAGCCTTATCTGAATATCTACTGCGTATTCCAGAAGATGATGAGGAGCAAATTATTGATGCGTTACGCCAATTTAAACAAACTCAAATTTTAAATATTGCCACCGCCGATATTCTAGGGGAATTACCTGTGATGAAAATTAGCGATCAACTGACTTACTTGGCAGAAACAATTGTTTATTCAGTAGTTAATATCGCTTGGAAATTGCTCACGAAACGCTTTGGCTATCCAAATCATCTCACCGAAAATCAATGTGATTTTACCGTGATCGCTTACGGGAAATTAGGGGGTATTGAGCTAGGCTATAATTCTGATTTAGATTTAGTCTTTCTGCATCAAGCTCCGATAAATGGGATAACGGTTAATGGGAAAAGATCTATTTCCAGCCAGCAGTTCTATTTAAAATTAGCTCAAAAAATTAACTCTATTTTCAGTTTAAACACCACTTCTGGTATTTTATACGAAATTGATATGCGATTACGTCCATCTGGCGAGTCTGGATTACTTGTCAGCTCTTTCGAGGCTTATGATAACTATCAACACAATGAAGCTTGGACTTGGGAAAATCAAGCATTAGTACGCAGCCGTTGTGTTTATGGTACGGAGAAAAATAATCAGAAATTTGAGAAAATTCGTCAAAATGTTCTAAAAAAAGCAAGGGTAAGCGGTCACTTAAAACAAGAAATTTGCAATATGCGAGCAAAAATGTATCAACATTTAGCCTCTCATTCAACAGAACAATTTCATTTGAAACAAGATCAAGGTGGAATTACAGATATTGAATTTATTGCCCAATATTTAGTTTTAAATTATGCCAACCAATATCCCAAAATGGCTGTGTGGTCGGATAATGTTCGTATTTTTGATACTGCAATGGAATGTGATATTTTAACGACAGAGCAAGGGGAAAGGCTTAAAGAATGCTACACCACTTTGCGAAATCAAATTCATCATCTTAATTTACAAGGGAAAAATAGTCTTGTTAACGAAAATCAGTTTAGATTAGAGAGAGAATTTGTGATTGGAATTTGGAATAAATTATTTAAAGCATAA